Proteins encoded together in one Polaribacter reichenbachii window:
- a CDS encoding RNA polymerase sigma factor gives MTDKSLCDEIYFNEFYTTHIQSASNFAYYKSGDKNTALDLAQEAFIKIWENCSKIDFTKAKSYLFTVVNNLFLNKVKHEKVVFEYAKSSPYLDVNNQSPEYLLEEEEFKLKLKKAIEDLTEGEREVFLMNRIDGKKYREIAEILAISQKAVEKRMSLALKKLRTKIDGI, from the coding sequence ATGACTGATAAATCTCTTTGCGATGAAATTTATTTTAATGAGTTTTATACAACTCATATACAGTCTGCTAGTAACTTTGCATACTATAAATCTGGGGATAAAAACACAGCTTTAGATTTAGCACAAGAAGCTTTTATAAAAATTTGGGAAAACTGTTCTAAAATAGATTTTACCAAAGCAAAATCTTATTTATTTACAGTTGTTAACAATCTTTTTTTAAACAAAGTTAAGCACGAAAAAGTAGTTTTTGAGTATGCTAAAAGCAGCCCTTATTTAGACGTTAATAACCAAAGTCCTGAATATTTATTAGAAGAAGAAGAGTTTAAATTAAAGCTTAAAAAAGCTATAGAAGATTTAACAGAAGGTGAAAGAGAGGTTTTTTTGATGAATAGAATTGATGGAAAAAAATACAGAGAAATTGCAGAAATACTAGCTATATCTCAAAAAGCAGTAGAAAAAAGGATGTCTTTGGCATTAAAAAAATTAAGAACAAAAATTGATGGAATTTAA
- a CDS encoding membrane metalloprotease, which produces MKSIFVRVVLVCSILFSCSSATEEIIDNETGEIVNVALNRQATGSSANDLLSADSFKKMVVEIAFIKGYEPTITAKNNFKNFITNRTNKPEGIEFVTKEIPTTGKTEYSLNEVVDIEKEYRTKYNSGATIAVWVLFIDGKSSNDKSSSSILGSAYWNTSFVIYEETIHGLSDGTFEPDRSLLESSVINHEFGHILGLTNLGTNLQSDHEDAEHPKHCNEEDCLMYWAAETSQGIGNMLSGGSVPTLDAQCLADLKANGGK; this is translated from the coding sequence ATGAAAAGTATTTTTGTAAGAGTAGTGTTAGTTTGTAGTATCCTTTTTTCTTGTTCATCAGCAACAGAAGAAATTATAGATAATGAAACAGGAGAAATTGTAAATGTAGCTTTAAACAGACAAGCAACAGGTTCTTCTGCAAACGACTTACTTTCTGCAGATTCTTTTAAAAAAATGGTGGTAGAAATTGCTTTTATAAAAGGTTATGAACCTACTATAACAGCAAAAAATAATTTTAAAAACTTTATAACAAACAGAACAAATAAACCAGAAGGAATAGAGTTTGTAACTAAAGAAATACCAACAACAGGTAAAACAGAATATTCTTTAAATGAAGTAGTTGATATAGAAAAAGAATACAGAACTAAATACAATTCTGGTGCTACAATAGCAGTTTGGGTTTTATTTATTGATGGCAAATCGTCTAATGATAAAAGTTCAAGCTCAATCTTAGGCTCAGCTTATTGGAACACATCTTTTGTTATTTATGAAGAAACGATTCACGGTTTAAGTGATGGAACTTTTGAACCCGACAGAAGTTTACTAGAATCATCTGTAATTAACCACGAATTTGGGCATATTTTAGGATTAACAAATTTAGGTACCAATTTACAAAGCGATCATGAAGACGCAGAACATCCCAAGCATTGTAACGAAGAAGATTGTTTAATGTATTGGGCAGCAGAAACTAGCCAAGGAATTGGAAATATGCTTTCTGGTGGATCTGTACCAACTTTAGACGCACAATGTTTGGCAGATTTAAAAGCCAATGGTGGCAAATAA
- a CDS encoding porin family protein: MKTVYITIVLILTSIVALNAQDRKNKSIAGIKGGYNLSAVSFDGTSETEKLHGFHLGVFVESYIGKHLAIQPEILYSQQGYKIVDNNATFTQKLNYINMPLMLKMYPVKSFFLEVGPQIGFSISHKETYDAGFILYDTSEEFEPNNFDWGINLGAGFKSDAGVSLGARYHIGQSDIYDDDKPKNRILQVYLGFEF; encoded by the coding sequence ATGAAAACAGTATATATAACAATAGTTTTAATTTTAACAAGTATAGTAGCATTAAACGCACAAGACAGAAAAAACAAATCAATTGCCGGTATTAAAGGAGGTTATAATTTATCTGCTGTTAGTTTTGATGGAACATCAGAAACCGAAAAATTACACGGCTTTCATTTGGGTGTTTTTGTAGAGTCTTACATAGGTAAACATCTTGCTATTCAGCCAGAAATTTTATACTCACAACAAGGTTATAAAATAGTGGATAACAATGCTACTTTTACACAAAAGTTAAATTATATTAATATGCCTTTAATGCTTAAAATGTATCCTGTAAAAAGCTTCTTTTTAGAGGTAGGACCGCAGATTGGTTTTTCAATATCGCATAAAGAAACTTATGATGCAGGTTTTATTTTGTACGATACATCAGAAGAATTTGAACCTAATAATTTTGATTGGGGTATAAATTTAGGAGCAGGTTTTAAAAGTGATGCTGGTGTTAGTTTAGGAGCAAGATATCATATAGGGCAAAGTGATATTTATGATGATGACAAACCAAAAAATAGAATTTTACAAGTCTATTTAGGCTTTGAGTTTTAG
- a CDS encoding pseudouridine synthase: MVEKHRHFILHKPYGYLSQFVNNQTKRKKKLLGELHDFPEGTMAIGRLDFASEGLLLLTTDGKVSAEIRSNKYEKEYYVQVDGIITQKEIEQLKNGVEIGFEGKKYTTKPGKSFLIDDPKFPLRSQKIRDERHGPTSWISIIITEGKFRQVRKMTAAVGFPTLRLIRVRIGEIKIDNLEVGKVLEINELM, from the coding sequence TTGGTTGAAAAACATCGACATTTTATACTGCATAAACCTTATGGTTATTTATCGCAATTTGTAAACAACCAAACCAAAAGGAAGAAAAAGTTATTAGGAGAATTACACGATTTTCCTGAAGGAACTATGGCAATTGGTCGTTTAGATTTTGCATCTGAAGGTTTGCTTTTATTAACAACAGATGGTAAAGTATCCGCAGAAATTAGAAGCAACAAATACGAAAAAGAATATTATGTTCAGGTAGATGGAATTATCACTCAAAAAGAAATAGAACAACTTAAAAATGGCGTAGAAATTGGTTTTGAAGGTAAAAAATACACCACAAAACCTGGTAAATCTTTTTTAATTGATGATCCTAAATTTCCTTTAAGAAGTCAAAAAATTAGAGACGAAAGACATGGACCCACAAGTTGGATTTCTATTATAATTACAGAAGGTAAATTTAGACAAGTACGTAAAATGACAGCTGCTGTTGGTTTTCCTACTTTGCGATTAATTCGTGTAAGAATTGGCGAAATTAAGATCGATAATTTAGAAGTAGGTAAAGTTTTAGAAATAAATGAACTTATGTAA
- a CDS encoding aldose 1-epimerase, which yields MDSIVFLSNINNSVGIEKGELISYQKDNKEYIHQKGNKGWRKSDDEMFPVIGPTAKNNFRVHTKKGNAIQDQHGLLREMDYELISADKTSANFIKKYKKGTEITNSKFPEKSTEELLKWPFDFTFEKNFKLENDILTIDFVITSDKNMPFMLGYHPAFLLSDTGTETLEAGDEKITLADIYKAGSNAFPVLGTDKIILKNSDKNDVEISTVGFNNFMLWTEVDNMLCIEPITQYTSYTDQKFSEKNMTISKGKNNFSISIKVL from the coding sequence ATGGATTCTATAGTTTTTTTAAGTAATATTAACAATTCTGTTGGTATAGAAAAAGGAGAATTAATTAGTTATCAAAAAGATAATAAAGAGTATATTCATCAAAAAGGAAATAAAGGTTGGCGAAAATCTGACGATGAAATGTTTCCGGTAATTGGGCCAACTGCTAAAAATAATTTTAGAGTACACACTAAAAAAGGAAATGCTATTCAAGATCAGCATGGTTTGTTAAGAGAAATGGATTATGAACTAATTTCTGCTGATAAAACAAGTGCAAATTTCATCAAAAAATATAAAAAAGGTACAGAAATTACAAACAGTAAGTTTCCAGAAAAATCTACTGAAGAACTTTTAAAATGGCCTTTCGATTTTACTTTCGAAAAGAACTTTAAATTAGAAAATGATATTTTAACTATCGATTTTGTAATTACTTCGGATAAAAATATGCCTTTTATGTTGGGTTATCATCCTGCTTTTTTATTATCAGATACTGGTACTGAAACTTTAGAAGCTGGTGATGAAAAAATAACTTTAGCAGATATTTACAAAGCAGGTTCTAATGCATTTCCAGTTTTAGGTACTGATAAAATAATTCTAAAAAATAGTGATAAAAATGATGTAGAAATTTCTACTGTAGGTTTTAATAATTTTATGCTTTGGACCGAAGTTGATAATATGCTTTGTATTGAACCAATAACACAATATACTTCGTATACAGATCAAAAATTTTCTGAAAAAAATATGACTATATCTAAAGGTAAAAATAACTTTTCAATAAGTATAAAAGTATTATAA
- the recA gene encoding recombinase RecA, with amino-acid sequence MAADKEKAAKLKALQLTLDKLDKTYGKGSVMKLGDVVTEDVDAISSGSLGLDLALGVGGYPRGRVIEIYGPESSGKTTLTIHAIAEAQKAGGIAAFIDAEHAFDKFYAENLGVDIDNLIISQPDHGEQALEIADNLIRSGAIDIVVIDSVAALTPKSEIEGEMGDSKMGLHARLMSQALRKLTGTISKTNCTVIFINQLREKIGVMFGNPETTTGGNALKFYASVRLDIRRRTQIKDGDRVIGNSTKVKVVKNKVAPPFQIAEFDIMYGQGISKVGEILDIGVELGIVKKSGSWFSYGETKLGQGRDSVKGLIKDNPELMEELENKIKDAIENQD; translated from the coding sequence ATGGCAGCAGATAAAGAAAAGGCAGCAAAACTAAAAGCCCTACAACTTACTCTAGATAAACTAGATAAAACGTATGGTAAAGGTTCTGTAATGAAATTAGGAGATGTAGTAACAGAAGATGTAGATGCAATTTCATCTGGTTCTTTAGGGTTAGATTTAGCTTTAGGAGTTGGTGGTTATCCAAGAGGTAGAGTTATTGAAATTTATGGACCAGAATCTTCTGGTAAAACAACTTTAACAATTCACGCAATTGCAGAAGCACAAAAAGCAGGTGGTATTGCAGCATTTATAGATGCAGAACATGCTTTCGATAAGTTTTATGCAGAAAATTTAGGTGTAGATATCGATAATTTAATTATCTCTCAGCCAGATCATGGTGAGCAAGCTCTAGAAATAGCAGACAATTTAATAAGATCTGGTGCAATAGATATTGTTGTTATTGATTCTGTTGCAGCGTTAACACCAAAATCTGAAATAGAAGGTGAAATGGGTGACTCTAAAATGGGTTTACATGCACGTTTAATGAGTCAGGCTTTACGTAAATTAACAGGTACTATTTCTAAAACAAATTGTACAGTTATTTTTATTAACCAATTAAGAGAAAAAATTGGGGTAATGTTTGGTAACCCAGAAACTACAACTGGTGGTAATGCATTAAAATTCTATGCTTCAGTACGTTTAGATATTAGAAGAAGAACACAAATTAAAGATGGTGATAGAGTTATTGGTAACAGTACAAAAGTAAAAGTTGTTAAAAATAAAGTAGCACCACCTTTTCAGATTGCAGAATTTGATATTATGTACGGACAAGGAATATCTAAAGTTGGAGAAATTTTAGATATTGGTGTAGAATTAGGTATTGTAAAGAAAAGCGGTTCTTGGTTTAGTTATGGAGAAACTAAATTAGGACAAGGAAGAGATTCTGTTAAAGGCTTAATAAAAGATAATCCAGAGTTAATGGAGGAGTTAGAAAATAAAATAAAAGATGCTATTGAAAACCAAGATTAA
- a CDS encoding GNAT family N-acetyltransferase encodes MIKISENLFLRAITSNDAEILFKLMKEVYPAAYHHFWEDSGNWYVNTQYTKENVLKELKQLNADYYFVIFNDEIMGNLRIIWDEQLTGLQKEKQVKLHRVYLHKKIQGKGIGKQLFNWLETEVLKKGYKIIWLETMNAQPQAFEFYKKLGFKYHSHNFLPFNLMFKEMRKISQVYKNLDKITL; translated from the coding sequence ATGATTAAAATATCAGAAAATTTATTTTTAAGAGCAATTACTAGTAATGATGCAGAAATTCTTTTTAAGTTAATGAAAGAAGTATATCCTGCTGCTTATCATCATTTTTGGGAAGATTCTGGAAATTGGTATGTAAATACTCAATATACTAAAGAAAATGTTTTAAAAGAACTAAAGCAGCTAAATGCTGATTATTATTTTGTGATTTTTAATGATGAAATAATGGGTAACTTAAGAATTATTTGGGATGAGCAACTAACAGGTTTACAAAAAGAAAAACAGGTTAAATTACATCGAGTTTACTTACATAAAAAAATACAAGGAAAAGGAATTGGTAAACAATTATTCAATTGGTTAGAAACTGAAGTTTTAAAAAAGGGCTATAAAATTATTTGGTTAGAAACTATGAATGCCCAACCACAAGCTTTTGAGTTTTATAAAAAGCTAGGTTTTAAATACCATTCTCATAACTTTTTACCTTTTAATTTGATGTTTAAAGAAATGAGGAAAATAAGTCAAGTTTATAAAAACTTAGATAAAATTACTCTTTAG
- a CDS encoding PspC domain-containing protein: MILGVCEWLSTKTQFSAKNIRILFVLTVLLAGFGIGAYLILWLVKILSKE; this comes from the coding sequence ATGATTTTAGGTGTATGTGAATGGCTAAGTACAAAAACACAATTTTCAGCCAAAAATATTAGAATATTATTTGTGTTAACAGTTTTATTGGCTGGTTTTGGTATTGGTGCGTATTTAATTCTTTGGTTAGTAAAAATACTTTCTAAAGAGTAA
- the dut gene encoding dUTP diphosphatase, translated as MNVQIINKSKHATPNYETEGAAGMDLRANIDEAITLKPLERAIVKTGLFIALPVGFEAQVRPRSGLAAKKGITVLNSPGTVDADYRGEIGVILVNLSNEDFVINDGERIAQLVIAKHERAVWQEVEVLSETERGSGGFGSTGV; from the coding sequence ATGAACGTACAAATTATAAATAAATCGAAACACGCAACACCTAATTACGAAACTGAAGGTGCTGCTGGTATGGATTTAAGAGCAAATATTGATGAAGCTATCACTTTAAAACCCTTAGAAAGAGCTATTGTAAAAACTGGTTTATTTATTGCTTTACCTGTTGGTTTTGAAGCGCAAGTAAGACCAAGAAGTGGTTTGGCTGCTAAAAAAGGAATTACAGTTTTAAATAGTCCTGGTACTGTAGATGCTGATTATCGTGGAGAAATTGGTGTAATATTAGTTAATTTATCAAACGAAGATTTTGTGATTAATGATGGCGAAAGAATTGCACAATTAGTTATTGCAAAACACGAAAGAGCAGTTTGGCAAGAAGTAGAAGTTCTTAGCGAAACTGAACGTGGTTCTGGAGGTTTTGGAAGTACAGGAGTTTAA
- a CDS encoding alpha/beta hydrolase, whose amino-acid sequence MKTIVSFLFSFLLLMVGCKGQSIKKPKTKPKIVNSKSIRAKNVSILNKEFVIKGLNDKSHKVWIYLPPNYDATSKKYPVIYMHDAQNLFDETTAAYGKEWNVDETLNELYKNTGKGFIVVGIENGGDKRIEEYTPWSHPKYGGGKGAIYVDFLVNELKPFIDKNYRTKFKAKHTAIIGSSLGGLISFYGGLKYPDVFGKIGALSTSFWFSNKVSTFAKQNGNEKNTKLYLLIGGDEGNTMLPDTEKMEKLLLNTGFSRENIKTKIVAKGQHNETFWSAEFLDTITYLYNL is encoded by the coding sequence GTGAAAACAATAGTTTCTTTTTTATTCAGTTTTTTACTTCTAATGGTTGGTTGTAAAGGGCAATCTATAAAAAAACCAAAAACTAAACCCAAAATAGTAAATAGTAAATCTATAAGAGCAAAAAATGTATCAATTTTAAATAAAGAATTTGTTATTAAAGGTTTAAATGATAAATCTCATAAGGTTTGGATTTACTTACCTCCTAACTACGATGCTACTTCTAAAAAATATCCAGTAATTTATATGCACGATGCTCAGAATTTATTTGATGAAACAACTGCAGCTTATGGTAAAGAATGGAATGTTGATGAAACCCTAAATGAACTCTATAAAAATACAGGAAAAGGTTTTATTGTTGTTGGTATAGAAAATGGTGGTGATAAAAGAATTGAAGAATACACTCCTTGGAGTCATCCAAAATACGGAGGAGGAAAAGGAGCCATTTATGTTGATTTTTTAGTGAATGAGTTAAAACCTTTTATTGATAAAAATTACAGAACAAAATTTAAAGCAAAACATACAGCAATTATTGGTAGCTCTTTAGGTGGATTAATTTCTTTTTACGGAGGTTTAAAATATCCTGACGTTTTTGGTAAAATTGGGGCTCTTTCTACCTCTTTTTGGTTTTCTAATAAGGTAAGTACTTTTGCCAAGCAAAATGGAAACGAGAAAAACACAAAACTCTATCTTTTAATTGGTGGTGATGAAGGCAATACAATGTTACCAGACACAGAAAAAATGGAAAAACTATTGCTAAATACAGGTTTTTCTAGAGAAAATATAAAAACTAAAATTGTTGCAAAAGGACAACATAATGAGACTTTTTGGAGTGCAGAATTTTTAGATACAATTACTTACTTATACAACTTATAA
- a CDS encoding NAD(P)H-dependent glycerol-3-phosphate dehydrogenase, with translation MDEHQKIAVLGGGSWATAIVKMLMENLDSIGWYMRNEQTIKHIKENEHNPKYLSSAELQAEKLDLSSDINYTVNNYDILIFAIPSAFLTIELNKLSASLDGKTIFSAIKGIVPETGLIVGEHFNQHFNIPLENIGVITGPCHAEEVAMERLSYLTIACIDENKAENMAKAIQSWYIKATISDDIIGTEYAAMLKNIYAIAAGIAHGLGYGDNFQAVLMSNAIREMKRFIKKVHKMKRNINNSAYLGDLLVTGYSTFSRNRMFGNMIGKGYTVRSAQHEMSMIAEGYYATNSAYKIKEENKANTPIIDTVYKILYTNKNPKKEFMKLTNKLD, from the coding sequence ATGGATGAACATCAAAAAATAGCGGTTTTAGGAGGAGGAAGTTGGGCAACTGCAATTGTTAAAATGTTGATGGAAAATTTAGATAGTATTGGGTGGTATATGCGTAATGAGCAAACCATTAAGCACATCAAAGAAAATGAACACAATCCAAAATATTTAAGCTCTGCAGAATTACAAGCAGAAAAGCTAGATTTATCTAGCGATATTAATTATACAGTTAATAATTACGATATTTTAATATTTGCAATTCCGTCCGCTTTTTTAACCATAGAACTCAATAAATTAAGTGCCTCTTTAGATGGCAAAACCATTTTTTCTGCCATAAAAGGTATTGTACCAGAAACAGGTTTAATTGTTGGCGAGCACTTTAATCAACATTTTAATATTCCACTAGAGAATATAGGTGTAATTACAGGACCTTGTCATGCAGAAGAAGTAGCAATGGAGCGTTTATCGTACTTAACAATTGCTTGTATTGATGAAAACAAGGCAGAAAATATGGCAAAAGCCATACAAAGTTGGTATATAAAAGCTACAATTTCTGATGATATTATTGGTACAGAATATGCTGCTATGCTAAAAAATATTTATGCTATTGCAGCAGGTATTGCTCATGGTTTGGGTTATGGAGATAATTTTCAGGCTGTGTTAATGAGTAACGCAATTCGAGAAATGAAACGTTTTATAAAAAAAGTACATAAAATGAAACGTAACATTAATAACTCTGCTTATTTAGGCGATTTATTAGTAACTGGATACTCAACATTTAGTAGAAATAGAATGTTTGGTAATATGATTGGTAAAGGCTACACAGTAAGATCTGCACAACATGAAATGAGTATGATTGCAGAAGGTTATTATGCAACCAATAGTGCTTATAAAATTAAGGAAGAAAACAAAGCAAATACACCAATTATAGATACTGTTTACAAGATTTTATATACTAATAAAAACCCTAAAAAGGAGTTTATGAAGTTAACCAATAAGTTAGATTAA
- a CDS encoding MFS transporter: MAKQDPYAALRIREFNIFLLVRFLLVFGWSMQFIVIEWQVYSITKDPLSLGIIGLMEIIPAFSMALFAGHIVDQNEKRNLLAICTAAFSLISLGLFLLTSDRFVNNWSTNSILYSIYGLVFFGGFLRSFFGPTIFSLVALLVPKKIYHNAATWSTSTWKTASVSGALFGGFFISWIGVDKTLSLVFILVILSLIILFQIKKKPILNTKIGEPMMQSLKVGVKFVFQNKAVLGALSLDMIAVLFGGTVAILSVFAQDILKVGPEGFGLLNASISMGSIVTMFITTYIPIHKNTGKKMLISVFIFGLSIIAFGLSSIFWVSLLALFISGAADGISMVIRQTILQLKTPDEMRGRVSSVNSMFVGSSNELGAFESGLAAKLLGPVVAVVFGGSMTLITAVTTGIVSPTIRNLDLTEDIEENESEA; encoded by the coding sequence ATGGCTAAACAAGACCCTTATGCAGCACTTAGAATAAGAGAATTTAATATTTTTTTATTGGTAAGATTTCTTTTAGTTTTTGGCTGGTCTATGCAATTTATTGTTATAGAATGGCAAGTGTATTCTATAACTAAAGATCCGCTTTCTTTAGGTATAATTGGTTTAATGGAAATTATACCAGCTTTTTCTATGGCATTATTTGCTGGTCATATTGTAGATCAAAACGAAAAAAGAAATTTATTAGCCATTTGTACTGCAGCTTTTTCGTTGATAAGTTTAGGCTTGTTTTTATTAACTTCAGATCGTTTTGTGAATAACTGGTCTACAAATTCAATATTGTATTCTATTTATGGTTTAGTTTTTTTTGGCGGATTTTTAAGATCATTTTTCGGACCAACAATTTTTTCTTTAGTTGCACTTTTAGTACCTAAAAAAATATATCATAATGCTGCAACTTGGAGCACAAGTACCTGGAAAACAGCTTCGGTTTCTGGAGCACTTTTTGGTGGTTTTTTCATCAGTTGGATTGGTGTAGACAAAACACTGAGCTTAGTTTTTATACTTGTAATTTTATCCTTAATCATCCTTTTTCAAATAAAAAAGAAACCAATTTTAAATACTAAAATCGGTGAACCAATGATGCAAAGTTTAAAAGTTGGTGTAAAATTTGTGTTTCAAAATAAGGCAGTTTTAGGAGCCTTAAGTTTAGATATGATAGCTGTTTTATTTGGTGGAACTGTAGCAATTTTATCAGTATTTGCACAAGATATTTTAAAAGTTGGACCAGAAGGTTTTGGTCTTTTAAATGCATCTATTTCTATGGGTAGTATTGTAACAATGTTTATAACAACTTACATTCCTATTCATAAAAATACGGGTAAGAAAATGTTGATTTCTGTATTTATTTTCGGACTTAGTATTATTGCCTTTGGATTATCATCTATATTCTGGGTAAGTCTATTAGCATTGTTTATAAGTGGTGCTGCAGACGGAATATCTATGGTTATAAGACAAACTATTTTACAATTAAAAACTCCAGATGAAATGCGAGGCAGAGTATCTTCTGTAAATTCTATGTTTGTAGGTTCTTCTAACGAATTAGGAGCTTTTGAAAGTGGTTTGGCTGCTAAATTATTAGGGCCAGTTGTAGCTGTTGTTTTTGGTGGTTCAATGACTTTAATTACAGCTGTTACCACAGGAATTGTGAGTCCAACAATCAGAAATTTAGATTTAACAGAAGATATTGAAGAAAATGAAAGTGAGGCATAA
- a CDS encoding kelch repeat-containing protein codes for MKSLALFIFLLFSLTTFSQKTTVKILDFNTKKPIEKAHVFFIHETIYTNLNGEFTFDLKGKESIDFSVSHLKYKTISVTYKETDKHFVIYLKEKLETLDGFNINANKKLQNVINFKKLEDLPRGVYSFASVLNKNKIYVFGGDITFFHDQNREALSELSSSNETEIMKFLTKPKFSNFTKYIGDLQTYNLTDGKWNIVKDKVIKRAYNNAISYKDTVYLIGGKKLSKKKTREFLANDIELVALKDLSITKDQTNPHQAVDFGAVLFDDKILVFGGSTKQLKNGKVYFSDDIHLYDIKTGYWYLLTKMPKGKEVTGIVFKDKLYFFGGYNKKNLTDIESFNLKTGKWKKEGNLFKAMKNPAITKDKDFIYLNENGKLITFEPKTRELKEFNIDLNLNDAKMHFFNEKLYLLGGYHYINEYRKYPSNGFFIIEVSEFFKTKPIKTKVL; via the coding sequence ATGAAATCTTTAGCTTTATTTATCTTTTTACTTTTTTCTCTTACAACTTTTTCTCAAAAAACTACTGTTAAAATTTTAGATTTCAATACAAAAAAACCTATTGAAAAGGCACATGTTTTTTTTATTCATGAAACTATTTATACAAACTTAAATGGCGAATTTACATTCGATTTAAAAGGTAAAGAAAGTATTGATTTTTCTGTATCTCATCTTAAATATAAAACGATAAGTGTTACTTACAAAGAAACAGATAAACATTTTGTAATTTACTTAAAAGAAAAATTAGAAACTTTAGATGGTTTTAATATCAATGCAAATAAAAAGTTACAAAATGTTATCAATTTTAAAAAGTTAGAAGATTTACCTAGAGGCGTATATTCTTTTGCATCTGTATTAAACAAAAATAAAATTTATGTTTTTGGGGGTGATATTACTTTTTTTCATGACCAAAATAGAGAAGCTTTAAGCGAGCTTTCTTCATCAAATGAAACTGAAATAATGAAGTTTTTAACGAAACCTAAATTTTCAAATTTCACCAAATATATTGGCGATTTACAAACTTATAATTTGACTGATGGTAAATGGAATATTGTAAAAGATAAGGTTATAAAAAGAGCTTATAATAATGCTATTTCTTATAAAGACACAGTATATTTAATTGGCGGTAAAAAATTATCAAAAAAGAAAACAAGAGAGTTTCTGGCAAATGATATTGAGTTGGTGGCTTTAAAAGATTTATCCATAACAAAAGACCAAACAAATCCGCACCAAGCCGTAGATTTTGGTGCCGTCTTGTTCGATGATAAAATATTAGTTTTTGGGGGTTCTACTAAACAACTTAAAAATGGAAAAGTTTATTTTTCTGATGATATTCATTTATATGATATAAAAACGGGTTATTGGTATTTATTAACTAAAATGCCAAAAGGTAAAGAAGTTACAGGTATTGTTTTTAAAGATAAATTGTATTTTTTTGGAGGCTATAACAAAAAGAATTTAACAGATATTGAGTCTTTTAATTTAAAAACAGGTAAATGGAAAAAAGAAGGAAATCTTTTTAAAGCAATGAAAAACCCTGCTATTACTAAAGATAAAGATTTTATTTATCTTAACGAAAATGGAAAATTAATAACCTTTGAGCCCAAAACTAGAGAACTAAAAGAATTTAATATTGATTTGAACTTGAACGATGCCAAAATGCATTTTTTTAATGAAAAATTATACCTTCTAGGTGGTTATCATTATATAAATGAGTATAGAAAATATCCTTCAAACGGATTTTTTATTATAGAAGTATCAGAATTTTTTAAAACGAAACCGATAAAAACTAAAGTGCTATAA